In Brassica napus cultivar Da-Ae chromosome A3, Da-Ae, whole genome shotgun sequence, the sequence GAAGATAGGTACCTGTGGCTTCTTCCTCTGCATATATAACATCATGGCTTTTAAGATCCAACTGAAATGAAAGAAACCAACCAAGAAGATGAGGTTCACAATGGTAGTTATTATGCGTGACGTGTAAGTTTTCTGTTTTCGAACACGAAACAAAGTAAGATAAAGAGACACAAAGTATGTATTTCCAGTTATGTTCAGTTAGTCAGAGTCGCAAACACAGAGTGTAACTTTTGTTTGTAGGAAGAAGGAAGCGTACATGTACAATAGGTCAATTGTGTAGTCAACGTCTTATATCTAACAAACCAAAGTGAAAGATACAGTACATAGTGCTTGATTTTGCAAAATTTTGTTTAGTAGATTTGTATGATTTATCTCTTTTGTCATGTAGAAGTCCAGATTTGTTTTTTTGGCTATGTCATTTACAAAAGAAATGACTGAAGCAGAAGCAAAGACAGCTTCTCATGATCAATTGTTGAACTAGAATATAAATCAATCACAATGTAATGACAAGTATGGAAACAAGGTAAAGAGTTTTTttcatagcaagaaacaaatACTCAAGTTTGATGaatacaaaacctaaaaaattgttatagtagaaaaataaaatccaaAACAGCAGGTTGCATAACTTCATGAAGATATGAGCCCCAAACAAAAACATGTGAGCCTTTTACATGAAAAGGTTGGGTTTGGATGCCTTGTAAGTGGTCTTGAGCTTCCTGCTTGGTGGTCTCACCTTACGGAACACCAAGGGGAACTTGATCTTACTGTTGTGAAACTGTTTGGTGCTCTCCCTCTTGCAAAGTTTAGCCGGGACAGTTGCTGTCTTGATGATCTGGATGCAAGGGAACCTCACACGGTGTCGGGACGCCATCTCAGTGTACATCTGCTCAACAGCTCCGTTCAAGGTAGTGTCACGGTACTCCTTGTACATGTTGTGGTATCCAGTTCTGCTCTGG encodes:
- the LOC106437823 gene encoding 60S ribosomal protein L18a-2-like, which codes for MVAFRFHQYQVVGRALPTEKDVQPKIYRMKLWATNEVRAKSKFWYFLRKLKKVKKSNGQMLAINEIFEKNPTTIKNFGIWLRYQSRTGYHNMYKEYRDTTLNGAVEQMYTEMASRHRVRFPCIQIIKTATVPAKLCKRESTKQFHNSKIKFPLVFRKVRPPSRKLKTTYKASKPNLFM